The proteins below come from a single Candidatus Binataceae bacterium genomic window:
- a CDS encoding LLM class flavin-dependent oxidoreductase, with protein sequence MKLGASIIFQNYFRAEKPDWQIYEEDLALAEMVEPLGFDSLWGVEHHFAPYTMLPDVLQFLTFMAGRTRRVGLGSMVVVLPWHDPVRVAEQIAMLDMYCGDRELTLGFGRGAGRIEYDGFRVPMSESRERFSEAAEIVRMALTQDRFSYQGKYYQIPEMSVRPHPRRANLPERFYGAIISPETGDIMARQGLGMLVIPQKPWTEHKKDFDHFKESCAKFGHQPKRPVVSTFMYCAETEREANEGAQQWIGNYSDTAVRHYEYDEPEHFRGAKGYEFHAVIADANKKSTSSFRDTFLKTQVYGTPEKCIETLRTIAQTMDAAEFVGFFKYGGMPLEVAQRSMKLFATEVLPHIQRGSTREPHNAAAGR encoded by the coding sequence ATGAAGCTTGGAGCGTCGATCATTTTCCAGAATTACTTCCGCGCAGAGAAGCCTGATTGGCAAATATACGAGGAAGACCTCGCCCTCGCTGAGATGGTCGAGCCGTTGGGCTTCGATTCGCTTTGGGGCGTCGAACATCACTTCGCGCCATACACAATGCTCCCCGACGTGCTGCAGTTCTTGACCTTTATGGCCGGCCGTACGCGCCGAGTCGGTCTCGGCTCGATGGTCGTGGTATTGCCGTGGCACGATCCGGTCAGGGTCGCGGAGCAGATTGCGATGCTCGACATGTACTGTGGCGATCGCGAACTGACACTGGGCTTTGGCCGCGGGGCTGGACGAATAGAGTACGATGGTTTTCGGGTGCCGATGAGTGAGTCGCGCGAGCGTTTCAGTGAAGCTGCCGAGATCGTGCGCATGGCGCTCACGCAGGATCGTTTTTCATACCAGGGCAAGTATTACCAAATTCCCGAGATGAGTGTGCGGCCGCATCCGCGTCGTGCGAATCTGCCCGAGCGCTTTTACGGCGCAATCATTTCACCGGAAACCGGCGACATCATGGCCCGGCAAGGGCTGGGCATGCTGGTGATTCCGCAAAAGCCGTGGACCGAGCACAAAAAAGATTTCGATCATTTCAAGGAATCGTGCGCCAAGTTCGGGCATCAACCGAAGCGACCAGTGGTGTCGACCTTTATGTATTGCGCCGAGACCGAGCGCGAGGCGAATGAGGGCGCCCAGCAATGGATCGGCAACTACTCGGACACTGCCGTTAGACACTACGAATATGACGAGCCGGAACATTTCCGTGGCGCGAAGGGCTACGAGTTTCACGCCGTAATCGCTGACGCGAACAAAAAGAGCACGTCATCATTCCGCGACACGTTCCTCAAGACTCAGGTCTACGGCACGCCGGAGAAATGTATCGAAACCCTTCGCACAATTGCCCAGACGATGGACGCGGCGGAGTTTGTCGGCTTCTTCAAGTACGGCGGAATGCCGCTCGAAGTGGCGCAACGCAGTATGAAGCTGTTCGCGACTGAGGTGCTGCCGCATATCCAGCGTGGCAGCACGCGCGAACCGCACAACGCAGCCGCCGGCCGTTAA